CACAGATCTTCCCCTTTAACCTCTCACTAATTCATTTCTCTCATAAGTTCTAATGGTGGATTCAACTCAACTAAACCCTTCACACAATCTGGGTTTCATCCTTAAtactttgttttggttttttagaCTAGATTCTCTCCACAAACATTActggtaagtttttttttttttttttgttctataattttggttgttaaatatgatttagggttttgtttgtAGTATACTATATACTACAAGTTGAGCTTAGAAGCCGAGGTTATGCCAAATGGCTTCATCTATTTCTcgtattgtttaattttatgaGGTTTGTGGTATTTTTCGTAGATGTTacaatacctttttttttttatattttatttttatttttataaatttataaatttttatgaacTTATTACAATACGTGgttcttttgataaaatatgatATGGTATCTAGTGACCATAAAGTTTGATAGGGCCTCATCCATCAAACCAGTCATTTGGTCTTGGGCCTCGTAAAAAAACCCGGCCCATTACCACTCTTCTTCccctctctctcagtctcttcAGTGCTGTAATTGCAAACAAGCGGGCATCAATGCAAAGGGTTTTAGCCGGGTAAGCATTTCCAATAaccaaaacccctaaattttttttcttcttctttacatTCCTAATTACTCAGTTTCCCCACGAAAATTCAATGATTATTTGTAGGAAATTGAACCCTAGAACTCTCTATTCACTCACCAGAAACCCCACTTCTAGCTGTACCTCTTCATTTCACTCTTTCAATTCAATAACCCCTAATTTGTACACAATTGAACTGTATTCATGTTGCAAAAGCTTCAGTTTTTTGAGCTCTATAATGGGTTTCAGTACAATTTCCCAAAAGCTTTCTATACCAAAAGACCCTAATTTTGTCAACCTTAGTTTCAGTAGAAATTACTGTTCTGGAAAGAACAGTGATGGTGGGTCTGGTGAGTGGACTGAGGAAATAGAATATTTAGATGAATCAGGGACTGTTATTTACAGTGGGAAAGGTGTGAGGTCAGTTGAGCCTGGTGTTGATGACCATGTGATGGTGGGTGGGATAAAGAAGCCATTTTTGAATGCCTCGGCGGTTGCTAAGATTGTTGAGGTTGTGAAGAGGTGGAAATGGGGACCTGAGTTGGAGACCCAGTTGGATAAACTCCAATTTGTACCAACTATGACTCACATTACTCAAGCCTTGAAGGTTGTTAAGGATAGTGATGCTTGTTTGAGTTTGTTTAGATGGGCTAGGAGGCAGTCTTGGTATCTGCCAAATGATGAGTGTTATGCGATGCTGTTTGATGGGTTAAACCAAAATAGAGATTTTGATGGAATCCAATTGTTGTTTGATGAAATGGTTGGTGATTCCAGTAATAATGGGATTTCATCATTTACTGCGTATAATCGGGTTATTCAGTATTTGGCTAAAGCTGAGAAATTAGAGGTGTCATTTTGTTGTTTTAAGAAGGTTCAGGATTCAGGTTGTAAAATTGATGTCCAAACATATAACTCTCTTATTACATTGTTTTTGAATAAGGGTTTGCCTTATAAGGCATTTGAGATATATGGAAGCATGGAAGCAGCAGGGTGTTTGTTGGATGGGTCAACTTATGAGTTGATGATACCAAGTTTGGCGAAATCAGGCCGTCTTGATGCTGCTTTTAAGCTCTTCCAAGAGATGAAAGAGAGGAATTTCCGGCCTGGCTTCAATGTCTTCTCGTCGCTTGTTGATTCAATGGGCAAAGCTGGGAGATTGGACACCTCAATGAAGGTGTACATGGAAATGCAGGGTTATGGGCTCCGATCATCTGCTACAATGTATGTTTCTTTGATTGAATCATATGTGAAGGCCGGGAAGTTAGATACTGCTCTTAGGCTTTGGGATGAGATGAAGAAAACAGGGTTTAGGCCTAACTTTGGGTTGTACACATTGATTGTTGAGTCGCACGCAAAATCAGGGAAGCTTGATATTGCAATGTCCGCCTTTAAAGATATGGAGAAGGCTGGATTTTTACCAACCCCATCTACATATTCTTGTCTCTTGGAAATGCATTCAGCCACTGGACAAGTAGATTCTGCCATGAAGCTCTATAACTCGATGACGAATGCAGGTATGAGACCAGGTTTAAGTACTTATACTGCCCTATTGACGCTTTTGGCTAACAAGAAGCTTGTGGATGTGGCTGCCAAAATTTTACTTGAAATGAAGGCCATGGGGTATTCTGTTGATGTGAGTGCTAGTGATGTTTTGATGGTGTATATCAAGGATGGTTCTGTT
This genomic stretch from Quercus lobata isolate SW786 chromosome 3, ValleyOak3.0 Primary Assembly, whole genome shotgun sequence harbors:
- the LOC115982901 gene encoding pentatricopeptide repeat-containing protein At1g79490, mitochondrial-like gives rise to the protein MIICRKLNPRTLYSLTRNPTSSCTSSFHSFNSITPNLYTIELYSCCKSFSFLSSIMGFSTISQKLSIPKDPNFVNLSFSRNYCSGKNSDGGSGEWTEEIEYLDESGTVIYSGKGVRSVEPGVDDHVMVGGIKKPFLNASAVAKIVEVVKRWKWGPELETQLDKLQFVPTMTHITQALKVVKDSDACLSLFRWARRQSWYLPNDECYAMLFDGLNQNRDFDGIQLLFDEMVGDSSNNGISSFTAYNRVIQYLAKAEKLEVSFCCFKKVQDSGCKIDVQTYNSLITLFLNKGLPYKAFEIYGSMEAAGCLLDGSTYELMIPSLAKSGRLDAAFKLFQEMKERNFRPGFNVFSSLVDSMGKAGRLDTSMKVYMEMQGYGLRSSATMYVSLIESYVKAGKLDTALRLWDEMKKTGFRPNFGLYTLIVESHAKSGKLDIAMSAFKDMEKAGFLPTPSTYSCLLEMHSATGQVDSAMKLYNSMTNAGMRPGLSTYTALLTLLANKKLVDVAAKILLEMKAMGYSVDVSASDVLMVYIKDGSVDLALRWLRFMGSSGIRTNNFIIRQLFESCMKNGLYESAKPLLETYVSSAAKVDLILYTSILAHLVRCQEEENEKHLMSILSATKHRAHPFMCGLFTGPEQRKQPVLSFVREFFQSIDYELEEGAARYFVNVLLNYLVLMGQINRARCVWKVAYENKLFPKAIVFDQHIAWSLDVRNLSVGAALIAVAHTLHRFRKRMLYYGAVPRRIKLVTGPTLKIVVAQMLSSVESPFEVSKVVLRAPGDSVMEWFKKPIVQQFLLNEIPSRSDILLHKLNTLFPSSAPEIRSMSPPKPLIARRAM